Within Psychrobacter sp. DAB_AL43B, the genomic segment AGGCAATAAACTTTTTACGATATTAGCATAGGTAGTATGCGCTTTTGGCAACGCATCATAATGTTTGTCTGACATAATAAATCCTAAGTGGGGCTTGAGCAAATTTTATGGCTGCATCTAAAAAGTTATAAATTCGTTGATTGAAATGTATGGTTTAACAATAAAGTAGAGGCTACCTTTAATCAATATGATTATTTTTAATTAAAGTAATAATGGTTTACCAGAGTGAAAAATCATTCAACTTATTATTACTGTGTTTTTATCATAAAAAAGCCACCCTTGGGCAGCTTTATTACAATTTATCAGCAATTTTTTCGTAAGCATATGTGAGGTAAATTGAAATCACACTTGATAGCATGTATTTATCGCCGGCTTATTTATCACACATAGCTACTAATAAATCGATATTATGCACCTAGTAAGCTTTGACCACAAACACGAACCGTATTGCCATTTAGACCGCCAGAAGCAGGTGATGCAAACCATGCAATGGTCTCAGCCACATCTACTGGTAAGCCGCCTTGGCTCATTGAGTTCATACGGCGACCAGCTTCACGAATGGCAAATGGAATCGCTTCTGTCATTTGTGTTTCGATAAATCCTGGGGCAACAGCATTGATCGTCATGCCTTTTGCATTGTCTTCTAGCTGCTTAGCAGTTGCATTAACCAAGCCGATGACACCTGCTTTAGAGGTGGCATAGTTGGTTTGACCCAAGTTACCAGCAATACCTGAGATCGATGACACACAAACAATACGAGCGTTGTCTTTTAGCACATCATTATCAAGCAAGTAGCGGTTCAGCTTAGCGATACTGCCCAAGTTGATATTGATAACCATATCCCACTTCTGCTCATCCATATTGGCAAGCGTCTTATCACGAGTCACGCCAGCGTTATGAATAATGGAATCTAGTCCACCACGTTTTTTCGCCGCTTCGGCGATTTCTGCGCCCGCTTCATCACTAGTGATATCAACCATTAAGGCAGAACCGCTAATTTCACTAGCGACTTTCTGCAAGTCAGCTTGCTGCTGCGGTACATCCAAACAAATCACATGTGCGCCTTCACGAGCTAAGACACGGGCGATTGCTTCACCAATACCGCGACTTGCTCCAGTCACTAGCATGGTTTTGCCGCCTAAAGGCTGCGTCCAATCAACATCAACTGAGTCACCTTTACTAACACGTACGACCTGTCCTGAGACGTAAGCTGAACGGGCTGAGGCGAAAAAGCGTAGCGTTGAATCTAGATTCTGCTCTGCGCCTTCTTCAACATAGATAAGCTGGGCAGTAATACCACGTTTAAATTCTTTACCAACAGATTTCACGAAACCTTCAAGCGCGCGCTGAGCCAATGCCGTTTCGATATCAGTGATAGCTTCTGGTGGACGACCAATGACGATCACTCGACCTGATTTTTCTACACGGCGAGCAACGCTATGAAAAAACTCATAAACTTGTTTAAGATCAGCAGCATTACTGATATTACTGGCATCAAACAATAAAACTTTGAATTTATCATCACTGCCAGTATTGGCTTTTGCTTTAACGCCCGCATCAGAAAGCGCATCTTTTGCGTCATCGCCACTGTTCACAAATACTTCAGTGTGAAGTTCTGACAAAATACGCGCCACTGACTCACTGATCGTTTTATCAGCACCATTCGCACGGCCAACTAATACACTACCGCGTACCGAAGGTTGACCACTATCAAAACGATCAAGATCTACTGGCATGGGTAAACCTAAATTCTTCGCCACTTTTTTACCAATAGAAGACTGAACAAAATCACCATAACGGTCTGACATAATATAATCCTATAGTTAACGGTTAAAATAACAGTAAACAAAAATGCAATGCGCCTATTATAGAGACTCACCTACATCATCATTCATAAAAATTATTAGTATTTAGTAAATGGGTGTAAATCTGCCTTAACTATACACTTCCATGATAAACAAGTCCAAAAGCTACTAATGTCTATAACAATCTGTAAACAAGCCAGTATACAAGATGGCAACTTTTTCTAGCTTCAAAAAGCCTTAGCTTGTGCTAAAATCAGACCTATAAGTTATGGCAAACTCATTTATCGATAACAATATATTATCAAACGCACTGTTATGCAATGCTTTTAATCGATACTAGCCAGTTTATAAGGCTTATACTTATATCCATCAAAGCTTGCAACGACTGTAAATAAGCGTCACATCGTTTGCTAAAGATATACAGTAAGGCTATAAAAAGCGCCTTATGATCAGTAACCATGTTGTGTAATATGTGCCGCAATAAATGATAATATCTGCATATGTTGTTTAAGGTGTCTTGAGCTTGCTCGAAAGGTTTTAAATATCTTTTTATTGATATCTCTCTTTTCTTCTACCCATACTTTTTAAGGATAATATTATGAGTAATAAAAACAATCACCCAGATAGCCCTGTTGTTGAAGCTACTGTTGTTAAAGCTACTGATGCTAAAAGCACAGATACTGCTGCTGATAAAGCCGCGACTGATACGAAAAAAGCTGACACTAAGGCTACAGACTCAAAAGTAGCGAGCCCTAAAAAAGAAACTCCAGCTAACACTAGCAAAAGTACGCCTGCTAAAGGCGATACTGTTGCTAAAGATGGTGCTGCTAAAGAAAGCAACGAGAAAGCTAATAACGACAAAGACAGCACTGATAAAAAAGATGCTGATAAAAAGGTCGAAGCGACAACTGCCAAGAAAACAACCACGGCTGCTAAAAAAGCCAGTACAACCAAGCTTAGCTCAGGTCAGCATCGTGTGGCTATCTTAGGTGGTAACCGTATCCCATTTGCACGCTCAAACGGTAGCTACGCTGATGTTAGCAATACTGACATGCTAACGGCTGCATTAGATGGTCTGATTGAACGTTATAATCTACAAGATGAAAAAATTGGTGAAGTGGTTGCTGGTGCAGTCATGAAATTAAGCCGCGACATCAACTTAACTCGTGAAGCGGCCCTAAACACGGCGCTTAACCCACATACCCCAACTTATGATATCTCACAAGCTTGTGGTACTGGCTTGCAAGCAACATTTGCCTCCGCCAATAAAATCGCCCTTGGTATCATCGATTCAGCCATTACTGGCGGTGTTGATACAACCTCTGATGCTCCTATCGCGGTCGGTGATGGCTTACGTAAAGTCTTGATTAAATTGGGCGCCGCTAAAGACAACAAACAACGTCTAAAAGCACTAATGGGTCTAAATCCAAAAGATTTAATCGACTCACCACAAAATGGCGAGCCACGTACTGGTCTATCAATGGGCGATCATCAAGCGATCACCACGCTTGAATGGAACATCAGCCGTGAAGCGCAAGATGAGCTTGCTTTTAATAGCCATCAAAACCTAGCACGTGCTTATGACGAAGGTTTCTTTGATGATTTAATCACCCCATATAAAGGTCTGACTCGCGATAACAACTTGCGTCCAGACACCACTTTGGAAAAACTGGCCAAGCTAAAGCCTGTCTTTGGCAAAAAGAATGCCAAACCAACCATGACTGCTGCTAACTCTACCCCACTGACTGATGGCGCGTCTTGCATCCTATTGGGTACTGACGAGTGGGCTGCAGCACATGGCCTAAAACCATTGGCTTATATCGTCCATCAAGAAACAGCCGCTGTTGACTTCATCGGTAAATCTGGTGATACAGAAGGTCTACTGATGGCGCCTGCTTATGCCGTACCGCGTATGCTTGAGCGTGCTGGTCTAACTTTACAAGACTTCGATTTTTATGAAATTCATGAAGCGTTTGCCTCACAAGTGTTATCAACCCTTGCTGCATGGGAAGACGAGAAGTTCTGTGAAGAACGCCTAGGATTAGATGCGCCACTAGGCTCGATTGATCGTAGCAAACTAAACGTGAATGGTTCTTCACTTGCTGCAGGACATCCATTTGCTGCTACTGGCGGTCGTATCCTAGCAACTGCTGCCAAATTACTGGATCAAAAAGGTTCAGGTCGTGCGCTTATCTCTATCTGCGCAGCGGGCGGTCAAGGTGTTACTTGTATTCTAGAGAAGTAAGACTCGCTGTTACTTAGCTAAGCTATTGTTTAGCTAAATAGTAGCTCGTTATAAAAGCACCCTTTAATCCATAGATTAGAGGGTGCTTTTTTGTCTTAATGAAAATATTTTTTAAACGATAAGGCTAATAGCGCTAATAACGTCGTATCTAACAACCTAATATCCAACAAAATAGTGATGAAATAGTTAGATAATTAGACAGCTAAACAGTTAGACGGTGAAAAATAGCCAATACATAGCTTCATGATTAGATATGCTAAAGTAAAGGTCATACCTATAATAACCATAAAAATATTTATCAGGAGCTTACTATGAACAATCCCTTCTCAGCAAGTGACCCCAAATCCTTAACAGCGCAAGGATCTAGTGAAATGACCTTACCTGAGCAAGTGACGTTCATCGAGCGGATGGATAAAGATCTCTTAAACGACGAACTACGACGCAAGATGCATCAAGACTTAATTGATAGTTATGATGAAGAACTTGAAAACGAGATAGATGATTATGTGCGCGACTTTCGTTTTGATGGTCGCGAGATGAGTGAGCAAGAGCGCCTAGATCGACGCACTTATTTTCAAGAGCTGGTACGCTTGCAACGTGAGCTTATAAAACTGCAAGATTGGGTGGTTGATCGCGGTGAGCGCATTGTTGTGATATTTGAAGGACGTGATTCTGCGGGTAAAGGTGGCGCAATCAAACGTATTACCCAGCGATTGAATCCTCGTGTTTGTCGCGTCGCAGCTCTACCCGCACCCACTGAACGTGAGCAATCACAATGGTATTTTCAGCGTTATGTGGCGCACTTACCTGCTGCTGGTGAGATTGTTTTATTTGATCGCAGCTGGTATAACCGGGTAGGCGTCGAGCGTGTCATGGGGTTTTGTACAGATACGCAGTACGAAGAATTTTTCCAATCGGTACCGGAGTTTGAGCGTATGCTGGTACGTTCGGGCATTCGCTTGGTGAAATATTGGTTTTCAATTACTGATGATGAGCAGCATTCTCGCTTTATGAGCCGGATTCACGATCCA encodes:
- a CDS encoding 3-oxoacyl-ACP reductase — protein: MSDRYGDFVQSSIGKKVAKNLGLPMPVDLDRFDSGQPSVRGSVLVGRANGADKTISESVARILSELHTEVFVNSGDDAKDALSDAGVKAKANTGSDDKFKVLLFDASNISNAADLKQVYEFFHSVARRVEKSGRVIVIGRPPEAITDIETALAQRALEGFVKSVGKEFKRGITAQLIYVEEGAEQNLDSTLRFFASARSAYVSGQVVRVSKGDSVDVDWTQPLGGKTMLVTGASRGIGEAIARVLAREGAHVICLDVPQQQADLQKVASEISGSALMVDITSDEAGAEIAEAAKKRGGLDSIIHNAGVTRDKTLANMDEQKWDMVININLGSIAKLNRYLLDNDVLKDNARIVCVSSISGIAGNLGQTNYATSKAGVIGLVNATAKQLEDNAKGMTINAVAPGFIETQMTEAIPFAIREAGRRMNSMSQGGLPVDVAETIAWFASPASGGLNGNTVRVCGQSLLGA
- a CDS encoding acetyl-CoA C-acetyltransferase, translated to MSNKNNHPDSPVVEATVVKATDAKSTDTAADKAATDTKKADTKATDSKVASPKKETPANTSKSTPAKGDTVAKDGAAKESNEKANNDKDSTDKKDADKKVEATTAKKTTTAAKKASTTKLSSGQHRVAILGGNRIPFARSNGSYADVSNTDMLTAALDGLIERYNLQDEKIGEVVAGAVMKLSRDINLTREAALNTALNPHTPTYDISQACGTGLQATFASANKIALGIIDSAITGGVDTTSDAPIAVGDGLRKVLIKLGAAKDNKQRLKALMGLNPKDLIDSPQNGEPRTGLSMGDHQAITTLEWNISREAQDELAFNSHQNLARAYDEGFFDDLITPYKGLTRDNNLRPDTTLEKLAKLKPVFGKKNAKPTMTAANSTPLTDGASCILLGTDEWAAAHGLKPLAYIVHQETAAVDFIGKSGDTEGLLMAPAYAVPRMLERAGLTLQDFDFYEIHEAFASQVLSTLAAWEDEKFCEERLGLDAPLGSIDRSKLNVNGSSLAAGHPFAATGGRILATAAKLLDQKGSGRALISICAAGGQGVTCILEK
- the ppk2 gene encoding polyphosphate kinase 2, translated to MNNPFSASDPKSLTAQGSSEMTLPEQVTFIERMDKDLLNDELRRKMHQDLIDSYDEELENEIDDYVRDFRFDGREMSEQERLDRRTYFQELVRLQRELIKLQDWVVDRGERIVVIFEGRDSAGKGGAIKRITQRLNPRVCRVAALPAPTEREQSQWYFQRYVAHLPAAGEIVLFDRSWYNRVGVERVMGFCTDTQYEEFFQSVPEFERMLVRSGIRLVKYWFSITDDEQHSRFMSRIHDPLKQWKLSAMDLQSRRRWEDYTKAKETMFERTHIPEAPWWVVEGNNKKRARLNCIAHLLEQIPYKEVPRDEVELPERKRDDEYYREPIPDDMYVPPRY